A genomic region of Lycorma delicatula isolate Av1 chromosome 4, ASM4794821v1, whole genome shotgun sequence contains the following coding sequences:
- the LOC142323100 gene encoding uncharacterized protein LOC142323100, with product MDSKTSLFAALTLVVAVSCVTPETSTATQNFEENIENAKKAVQNITQALGLPDLPNHNEIIQTFKETSKALNNKLQDFLTKLQEGDAKEGFIQSAITNLNQTVNSIHSVDLKKNTEDFKNVVSQTYRTIVNEIEKVTKEVNKQAQPNGPLHEAATDALKKFVDIAKDVEKKVQEASATKKQE from the exons gtgACACCTGAGACAAGTACTGCTACacagaattttgaagaaaatatagaaaatgcaaaaaaagcaGTGCAAAATATAACTCAAGCTCTTGGATTGCCAGATTTACCaaatcataatgaaattattcaaacttttaagGAGACATCTAAGGCTTTAAATAACAAACTCCAAGATTTTTTGACTAAATTACAAGAG ggaGATGCAAAAGAGGGATTTATCCAGTCCGCAATTACCAACCTGAATCAAACAGTTAATAGTATTCAttcagtagatttaaaaaaaaatactgaagatttcaaaaatgttgtttcaCAGACATACAGAacaattgtaaatgaaatagaaaaagtcACAAAAGAAGTAAACAAACAAGCTCAGCCAAATGGCCCTCTCCATGAAGCTGCAACAGATGcgcttaaaaaatttgttgatattgCCAAGGATGTTGAg aaaaaagtacaaGAAGCATCAGCCACCAAAAAGCAAGAATGA